A genomic segment from Nitratiruptor sp. YY08-10 encodes:
- a CDS encoding FAD:protein FMN transferase, producing the protein MRVKTILLLFFFSLSLFSAPIHREQVAMGTFAFITLDQKYSFATSIFFQTLKQVEASLSSFPNGLVYRLNHHRCIQTDPIVQDAIEKSLYYYKRSDGYFDITIGSLTKQLFGFGTSQEKIPTIKDLKQATLGVDGIHMDQNSICLDKAIMIDLGGMGKGYAIDLAAARLKKMGVQQAVFGLSGDIRCLGECQVKVQNPFVSETVAIIQSDSKDFAVSTSGTYRRYIKDTRYNHLIDPKSRRSQKLIASVTLAGSRQNAFLDAMATAIGVMPLKKAWMFAHSLKNIDYLIILENGTMIKHGNRISITKPTGFILFPSTVSAYIRLLQQTAE; encoded by the coding sequence ATGCGTGTAAAAACCATATTGCTGCTCTTTTTTTTCTCTTTGTCACTTTTCTCGGCACCCATACACAGAGAGCAGGTAGCCATGGGCACTTTTGCATTTATCACTCTTGATCAAAAATACTCTTTTGCAACATCTATCTTTTTCCAAACACTCAAACAAGTAGAAGCTTCCCTCTCCTCTTTCCCAAATGGACTTGTATACAGACTCAACCATCACCGCTGTATCCAAACAGATCCAATAGTGCAAGATGCCATAGAAAAAAGTTTGTACTACTACAAACGAAGCGATGGTTACTTTGATATTACAATCGGATCGCTAACAAAACAACTTTTTGGCTTTGGCACTTCTCAAGAGAAAATCCCAACAATTAAAGATCTCAAACAGGCAACTCTTGGCGTTGATGGCATTCATATGGATCAAAATAGCATTTGCCTGGATAAAGCCATCATGATAGATCTCGGTGGTATGGGAAAGGGATACGCTATCGATCTTGCAGCAGCGAGACTTAAGAAAATGGGTGTTCAACAAGCAGTTTTTGGTCTTAGTGGCGATATTCGCTGTCTCGGAGAGTGTCAAGTTAAAGTACAAAACCCTTTTGTATCTGAAACTGTAGCCATCATTCAATCAGACTCAAAAGATTTTGCAGTATCGACCAGCGGAACATATAGGCGCTATATCAAGGATACCCGTTACAATCACCTCATAGATCCTAAAAGTAGAAGATCACAAAAATTGATCGCCTCGGTTACATTGGCAGGGAGTCGACAAAACGCATTTTTAGATGCAATGGCCACAGCAATCGGTGTTATGCCTTTAAAGAAAGCATGGATGTTTGCACATTCTCTTAAAAACATCGATTATCTTATTATCTTGGAAAACGGTACGATGATAAAACATGGCAACAGAATTTCTATTACCAAACCAACCGGTTTTATCCTTTTTCCTTCAACCGTATCAGCATATATACGCTTACTGCAGCAAACTGCAGAGTGA
- a CDS encoding copper resistance system multicopper oxidase, giving the protein MQRRDFLRSSALFSLIAVTPALAKKDIADHQPTQVLEGDEFDLHIKKTWVHFGDKPVIATTVNDMLPAPTLKWKKGDIVTIHVTNHLDEPTSLHWHGIILPYTMDGVPGVSYPGIMPGERFTYRFKVEQNGTYWYHSHSGFQEQTGLHGAIVIDDDIDADRDYVVGFHDWSDEDPDSIYRKLKLQSGYYNFQKRTVFDFAKEVQQFGFAKALQRRAMWNKMRMDDRDLADVTAYTYTYCINEHTNKNPAYFFFKPGEKVRLRLINQSAMTYFDVRIPGLKMKVVAADGVPVEPVEVDDLRIAVAESYDVLVCPTQEAYTIFAQSIDRYGYVYGILSTSPQKRAPIPKFYPYEPLSMVDMGMAMDGMKMNRMKKKMAHETKIPKTPLPMKKGIAWTMEAKGAMYRLDDPGVGLRSVQRKVLTYADLHTPNLENRFPDREIELHLTGNMERYIWAINGIPYYESKPLQFRYGERLRITFINDTMMNHPMHLHGMWSDIEIADGKILRKHTVNVQPGSKLSMRVNVDATGRWVFHCHLLYHMGGMFREVKVLS; this is encoded by the coding sequence ATGCAACGCAGAGATTTTTTGCGAAGTAGCGCACTCTTTAGTCTTATCGCTGTTACTCCTGCTCTTGCCAAAAAGGATATCGCAGATCATCAGCCGACACAAGTTCTTGAAGGAGACGAATTTGATTTACATATTAAAAAGACATGGGTACATTTTGGCGACAAGCCTGTTATAGCAACCACTGTGAACGACATGTTGCCGGCTCCTACGCTAAAATGGAAAAAGGGTGATATCGTTACGATTCACGTGACTAACCATCTTGATGAGCCCACCTCTTTGCATTGGCACGGTATCATCTTGCCCTATACGATGGATGGAGTACCGGGTGTGAGTTACCCTGGTATTATGCCAGGAGAGCGCTTTACGTATCGGTTCAAGGTAGAGCAAAACGGTACCTACTGGTATCACTCTCACAGCGGTTTTCAAGAACAGACTGGTTTACACGGGGCAATCGTGATTGATGACGATATAGATGCCGATAGAGACTATGTGGTCGGTTTTCACGACTGGAGTGACGAAGATCCAGATTCCATATATAGAAAGTTAAAACTTCAAAGCGGATACTACAATTTTCAAAAAAGAACCGTTTTCGATTTTGCAAAAGAGGTACAGCAGTTTGGATTTGCAAAAGCTTTGCAAAGACGAGCAATGTGGAATAAGATGCGTATGGATGATAGAGATCTTGCTGATGTGACTGCCTATACGTATACCTACTGCATCAACGAACATACAAACAAAAATCCAGCCTATTTTTTCTTTAAACCTGGTGAAAAGGTTCGTTTGAGACTGATCAACCAATCGGCAATGACCTATTTTGATGTGAGAATTCCCGGATTGAAAATGAAGGTCGTTGCTGCAGATGGCGTGCCTGTTGAACCGGTTGAGGTGGATGATCTTCGCATCGCGGTGGCTGAAAGTTATGATGTACTGGTTTGTCCAACGCAAGAAGCCTATACCATATTTGCTCAAAGTATTGATCGGTATGGGTATGTGTATGGAATATTGAGCACTTCACCTCAAAAAAGAGCTCCTATACCGAAGTTCTATCCCTATGAACCTCTCTCTATGGTGGATATGGGTATGGCTATGGATGGGATGAAAATGAATCGTATGAAGAAAAAAATGGCTCATGAAACAAAGATTCCAAAGACCCCTTTGCCTATGAAAAAGGGAATTGCTTGGACGATGGAAGCAAAGGGCGCTATGTATAGACTTGATGATCCGGGAGTTGGACTGAGAAGCGTTCAAAGAAAAGTTTTAACGTATGCTGATCTTCATACGCCAAATCTCGAAAACAGATTTCCTGATCGTGAGATCGAATTGCACTTAACGGGCAATATGGAGCGCTATATTTGGGCAATAAACGGGATTCCTTACTACGAATCAAAACCTTTGCAGTTTCGTTACGGCGAAAGACTGCGAATAACGTTTATCAATGATACTATGATGAATCATCCGATGCATCTTCATGGTATGTGGAGTGATATCGAAATAGCAGATGGAAAAATTTTGCGAAAACATACCGTCAATGTGCAGCCGGGCAGTAAACTGAGTATGCGAGTCAATGTGGATGCCACAGGACGATGGGTTTTTCACTGCCATCTTCTGTATCACATGGGTGGGATGTTTCGAGAAGTAAAGGTGCTGTCATGA